The following proteins are encoded in a genomic region of Magnolia sinica isolate HGM2019 chromosome 1, MsV1, whole genome shotgun sequence:
- the LOC131236590 gene encoding F-box/LRR-repeat protein At4g14103-like: MAEDLEQTSIGRLKRRWYEMYWPEVETNDRLSDLPNGILNQIVSFLPIKEAARTSILSRKWRYIWTTITSLDLDSCLFNKWETFASSIDRLVTHHDGPVLQKLRLSLLWARSRHTTQINGWIASAVKLNVQELDLYIPMEEYELPCCLFTCKSLLILKLALNCSVLRLPTASGLSRIKMLHLTEVDFPNEKTFEELFLSFPKLENLNLENCGLTHFEFLNISSHELKKLVISNCRGLHECRIYISTPNLLSFKLVGNVARDYTVGILPTLEDAFIDFRGNLPWKHNIGGFDLDHSYCFRKILRRLHNAKSLTISASCIEFLSAIEDMLKHLHTFHSLKHLKLTTSLREDHIHLITCILESSPNLQTFVLEIEDEDEDRNRKVYNLGPFKPVDVRHFGRHENDIELVKFLLKNAAKLEKMIITTFKKFQEPTYLEKLGPGEFNYHNFDDTDSWIWFTSCNTIFLELNRCPWDCVEHLFGRLGGTQSASSVL; encoded by the exons ATGGCGGAGGACTTAGAACAAACCAGTATAGGAAGGTTGAAGAGAAGGTGGTACGAAATGTATTGGCCAGAGGTGGAGACCAACGACAGACTTAGCGATTTACCCAATGGCATCCTAAATCAAATTGTCTCCTTCCTTCCAATAAAAGAGGCTGCTAGGACTAGCATTTTATCGAGAAAATGGAGATACATCTGGACCACCATCACCAGTCTGGATTTAGACAGTTGCCTCTTCAATAAATGGGAAACTTTTGCAAGTTCAATTGATCGGTTAGTtactcatcatgatgggcctgttCTACAGAAGCTCCGGCTCTCATTACTGTGGGCCAGGAGCAGACATACAACCCAGATCAATGGGTGGATTGCTTCTGCTGTAAAGTTAAACGTCCAGGAGCTCGACCTCTACATCCCCATGGAAGAATATGAACTTCCTTGCTGCCTTTTTACTTGCAAGTCGTTATTGATTTTGAAACTGGCATTGAACTGCTCTGTTCTCAGACTGCCTACTGCATCAGGTCTTAGTAGGATTAAGATGTTGCATCTTACAGAGGTTGACTTTCCGAATGAGAAGACATTCGAAGAACTCTTTTTGAGCTTTCCCAAGCTTGAGAATTTGAACCTTGAAAATTGTGGTCTGACCCATTTCGAGTTTCTCAATATCTCCAGCCATGAACTTAAAAAATTGGTTATCAGCAATTGCCGTGGTCTACACGAGTGTAGGATCTATATTTCTACTCCCAATCTCTTATCTTTCAAATTAGTTGGTAACGTAGCACGGGACTACACTGTAGGGATCCTACCAACTCTTGAAGATGCATTCATTGATTTTAGAGGAAATCTTCCATGGAAGCATAATATTGGTGGCTTTGATCTTGATCACAGTTATTGTTTTCGTAAGATTCTTAGAAGGCTTCATAATGCAAAATCTCTAACAATTTCTGCCTCCTGTATTGAG TTCCTCTCCGCCATTGAAGACATGTTAAAGCACCTGCATACTTTTCACAGTCTAAAGCATTTGAAGCTTACAACGAGTCTCAGGGAAGACCATATTCATCTGATAACCTGCATCTTAGAGAGCTCTCCAAATCTACAAACTTTTGTTCTTGAG ATAGAAGACGAGGACGAAGATCGGAATCGAAAGGTCTACAATCTCGGTCCCTTTAAGCCAGTTGACGTCAGGCACTTTGGTAGACATGAGAACGATATCGAGCTTGTGAAGTTTTTGCTCAAGAATGCGGCAAAATTGGAGAAAATGATAATCACCACTTTCAAGAAATTCCAAGAACCAACTTACTTAGAGAAATTGGGACCGGGGGAGTTTAATTATCACAACTTTGATGATACTGACTCCTGGATATGGTTTACAAGTTGCAATACCATTTTCCTTGAACTTAATAGATGTCCATGGGATTGTGTTGAACATCTGTTCGGTAGGTTAGGTGGGACCCAATCTGCATCTTCAGTTTTGTGA
- the LOC131236598 gene encoding F-box/LRR-repeat protein 25-like isoform X2, with translation MENKDVDRISNLPDTVLNHILSLLPMKTAVRTSVLSRRWRYLWAYIPNIDFNFMELTTLTRKEMVSVVNRFLQLRKEIQTQRFHLCFCPSKKISFPVTKWIRFITVRGVQELDLDFTWRCSDLGSLGSFTWREQFKLPCFVFNCPTITLLKLDFCVLSLPSYFNGLRSLKILSLSYVEISDESIWRLILNCPVLESLSIVYCHLLKYLKVSGPGLMLKRLTVMSLWNLQAIEIDTPSLLLLQYDGKMIDLSFKNISQLVDAMINFEDCQEAEWCGDHKKTIRTFTCHDSYRLRSISSGYL, from the exons ATGGAGAACAAGGATGTGGATCGGATCAGTAATTTGCCTGACACAGTTCTCAATCACATCCTCTCTTTGTTGCCGATGAAAACTGCTGTAAGAACGAGTGTTCTCTCAAGAAGATGGAGATACCTTTGGGCTTACATCCCGAATATCGACTTCAATTTCATGGAGCTAACAACCCTGACTCGGAAAGAAATGGTATCTGTTGTCAACCGATTTCTACAGCTACGCAAAGAGATCCAAACACAGAGATTTCATCTCTGCTTCTGCCCAAGTAAGAAGATTTCATTCCCAGTCACAAAATGGATCCGTTTCATAACAGTGAGAGGCGTTCAAGAGCTCGATCTTGATTTCACTTGGAGATGTAGTGACTTGGGTTCGTTGGGGAGTTTCACTTGGAGAGAGCAGTTTAAGCTACCTTGCTTTGTATTCAATTGTCCGACGATTACACTTTTGAAATTGGACTTTTGTGTTTTGAGCTTGCCTTCATATTTCAATGGTTTGAGATCTCTCAAAATTCTCTCCTTGTCATATGTTGAGATTTCAGATGAGTCGATCTGGAGATTGATTCTGAATTGCCCAGTTCTTGAGAGCTTGAGTATTGTGTATTGTCATCTACTGAAGTATCTGAAGGTCAGTGGTCCTGGTTTGATGCTTAAGAGATTGACAGTGATGAGTCTCTGGAATCTGCAAGCAATTGAGATCGACACTCCCAGTCTCCTATTGTTACAGTATGATGGAAAAATGATCGACCTCTCTTTCAAGAACATCTCGCAATTGGTCGATGCCATGATCAACTTTGAAGATTGCCAAGAAGCAGAATGGTGTGGTGACCACAAAAAGACTATCAGAACTTTCACATGTCACGATTCTTACCGTCTGCGGTCcatttcttcag GTTATTTATGA
- the LOC131236598 gene encoding F-box/LRR-repeat protein 25-like isoform X1, which translates to MENKDVDRISNLPDTVLNHILSLLPMKTAVRTSVLSRRWRYLWAYIPNIDFNFMELTTLTRKEMVSVVNRFLQLRKEIQTQRFHLCFCPSKKISFPVTKWIRFITVRGVQELDLDFTWRCSDLGSLGSFTWREQFKLPCFVFNCPTITLLKLDFCVLSLPSYFNGLRSLKILSLSYVEISDESIWRLILNCPVLESLSIVYCHLLKYLKVSGPGLMLKRLTVMSLWNLQAIEIDTPSLLLLQYDGKMIDLSFKNISQLVDAMINFEDCQEAEWCGDHKKTIRTFTCHDSYRLRSISSGIISHP; encoded by the coding sequence ATGGAGAACAAGGATGTGGATCGGATCAGTAATTTGCCTGACACAGTTCTCAATCACATCCTCTCTTTGTTGCCGATGAAAACTGCTGTAAGAACGAGTGTTCTCTCAAGAAGATGGAGATACCTTTGGGCTTACATCCCGAATATCGACTTCAATTTCATGGAGCTAACAACCCTGACTCGGAAAGAAATGGTATCTGTTGTCAACCGATTTCTACAGCTACGCAAAGAGATCCAAACACAGAGATTTCATCTCTGCTTCTGCCCAAGTAAGAAGATTTCATTCCCAGTCACAAAATGGATCCGTTTCATAACAGTGAGAGGCGTTCAAGAGCTCGATCTTGATTTCACTTGGAGATGTAGTGACTTGGGTTCGTTGGGGAGTTTCACTTGGAGAGAGCAGTTTAAGCTACCTTGCTTTGTATTCAATTGTCCGACGATTACACTTTTGAAATTGGACTTTTGTGTTTTGAGCTTGCCTTCATATTTCAATGGTTTGAGATCTCTCAAAATTCTCTCCTTGTCATATGTTGAGATTTCAGATGAGTCGATCTGGAGATTGATTCTGAATTGCCCAGTTCTTGAGAGCTTGAGTATTGTGTATTGTCATCTACTGAAGTATCTGAAGGTCAGTGGTCCTGGTTTGATGCTTAAGAGATTGACAGTGATGAGTCTCTGGAATCTGCAAGCAATTGAGATCGACACTCCCAGTCTCCTATTGTTACAGTATGATGGAAAAATGATCGACCTCTCTTTCAAGAACATCTCGCAATTGGTCGATGCCATGATCAACTTTGAAGATTGCCAAGAAGCAGAATGGTGTGGTGACCACAAAAAGACTATCAGAACTTTCACATGTCACGATTCTTACCGTCTGCGGTCcatttcttcaggtattatctcccatccatga
- the LOC131236665 gene encoding F-box protein At1g61340: MAIGRNCSSELKHQNPNHSNKKGLGFGNYTRTIGRKRIAVSSCLETSPLTSPLSTPPRKCYGRRGKRESSGIEALPQDILVRILCGVEHDDLKQLFHVSNTIREATTIAKQLHFAFSTPSSKAAVVKPFSDLEDMSKFEEAPNAPRQQRQYKSRFGSKKLAEISVALFAEMEI, translated from the exons ATGGCCATAGGAAGGAACTGTAGTTCTGAATTAAAgcatcaaaatccaaaccattcgaaTAAAAAAGGGTTGGGGTTTGGTAACTATACTCGAACTATTGGAAGGAAAAGGATCGCCGTTTCAAGTTGTCTAGAGACGTCGCCACTCACTTCTCCTCTCAGTACGCCACCGCGGAAGTGTTACGGACGAAGGGGAAAACGGGAATCCTCAGGCATTGAAGCCTTGCCTCAGGACATTTTG GTTCGAATTTTATGCGGTGTAGAGCATGATGACCTGAAGCAGCTGTTTCATGTTTCCAACACAATCAGAGAAGCG ACCACGATCGCGAAGCAATTGCATTTTGCATTCAGCACTCCATCATCAAAAGCGGCGGTTGTAAAACCATTCAGCGATTTGGAAGACATGAGCAAGTTTGAAGAAGCACCTAATGCTCCCAGGCAGCAAAGGCAATACAAGTCCCGATTCGGCAGCAAGAAGCTTGCAGAGATTTCTGTTGCATTGTTTGCTGAAATGGAGATATGA
- the LOC131236612 gene encoding uncharacterized protein LOC131236612 isoform X2, with amino-acid sequence MASSKHPLPKIEEPDSKRPKLSSTTPDSQLSKTISRQVELNRADCNLDFDVEGSGLQGHALQKDGFAYCWSGARANVGITGGKYCFGCKVISAQPVIMEDTPLDQQHVCRVGISRGDDNVGNLGESEHSFGFGGTGKFSNSGKFSDYGTKFGVGDTIVCAVNLENKPFAVIGFSKNGKWLGTAKEFDAGPRGLGVVNSPVRKLQWESALFPHILLKNVVVQVQFSVEDGLVPEEGYRPWSSALEDGNVITGPTFSNPKDCEVLMMVGLPASGKTTWAEKWVKEHPEKRYLLLGTNLALDQMKVPGLTRKQNYGERFDRLMDRATGIFNTLLARAAKTPRNYILDQTNVYKSARKRKLKAFVNYRKIAVVIFPRPDELKRRAEKRFKEMGKEVPAEAVNEMLANYVLPMSKDMPGADEFFDQVMFPELNRAESERYLNEMKCALGPSNLNNRDFSPYSRENSIQSFTSPLPQNAGAVSAGGHWRNSHSPLTPPDYGFHHPQLVTPSYSGAGVYGKPEIYSGGFRSGSGDPNLSVPRDSPYGNYSNYDHSLTKNEPDSYGSYGGQDPYDRRNFESRIAIPGGGTDLSRSYGGNDPYSRSSFEGRHSTPVADNDPYRSYGRNDHYGTPNLERPTSFGRPNFESPRSSFSYCSPGAHVGDLKLPRADPRSPMGPPLEPHSPFTTSYGSPYGVPPPRPSPGNFPSTERWHSEGYPPPGPRYY; translated from the exons atggcgtCGTCGAAGCATCCCCTTCCGAAAATAGAAGAACCGGATTCGAAAAGGCCAAAGCTCTCTTCTACAACACCAGATTCTCAGCTCTCTAAAACCATTTCTCGCCAAGTTGAGCTCAATCGCGCCGATTGCAATTTGG ATTTTGATGTAGAAGGAAGTGGTCTTCAAGGTCATGCACTTCAAAAAGATGGATTTGCATACTGCTGGTCTGGTGCTCGTGCAAATGTTGGAATAACTGGAGGGAAGTATTGTTTTGGCTGCAAAGTCATTTCTGCGCAGCCAGTCATCATGGAGGATACTCCCCTGGATCAGCAGCATGTGTGTCGGGTTGGTATTTCAAGAGGGGATGATAACGTGGGGAACCTCGGAGAAAGTGAACACAGTTTCGGATTTGGAGGAACagggaaattttcaaattcaGGGAAGTTTTCGGATTACGGTACGAAGTTTGGTGTGGGTGATACAATCGTTTGTGCTGTGAACCTGGAAAACAAGCCATTTGCTGTTATTGGTTTTTCCAAGAATGGGAAATGGTTGGGTACTGCCAAGGAATTCGATGCGGGTCCAAGGGGTCTGGGGGTGGTGAATTCTCCAGTGAGAAAGCTACAATGGGAATCAGCCTTGTTTCCACATATTCTTTTGAAAAATGTGGTTGTTCAGGTGCAGTTTAGCGTTGAAGATGGACTGGTTCCTGAAGAAGGTTATAGGCCTTGGAGTTCTGCACTCGAAGACGGGAATGTTATCACGGGTCCCACCTTTTCCAATCCCAAGGATTGTGAGGTGCTGATGATGGTTGGTTTACCTGCTTCTGGCAAAACTACTTGGGCTGAAAAATGGGTGAAGGAGCATCCTGAAAAACGTTATCTTTTGCTTGGAACAAACCTGGCTCTGGATCAAATGAAG GTGCCTGGACTTACTCGCAAGCAAAACTATGGAGAACGTTTTGATCGTTTGATGGATCGAGCCACGGGAATATTTAATactcttttagctagggctgcCAAGACGCCTCGTAATTACATTCTCGATCAAACAAACGTATATAAGAGTGCCCGTAAACGTAAATTGAAGGCATTTGTAAACTACCGCAAG ATTGCAGTGGTTATTTTCCCAAGACCCGATGAGCTGAAGCGTCGTGCAGAAAAACGGTTTAAAGAAATGGGAAAGGAAGTGCCGGCTGAAGCAGTAAATGAGATGTTAG CAAACTATGTCCTACCAATGAGCAAAGATATGCCTGGAGCAGATGAGTTTTTCGATCAG GTTATGTTTCCAGAATTGAACAGAGCAGAGTCAGAAAGATACCTGAATGAAATGAAATGTGCACTAGGACCTTCCAATTTGAATAATCGTGACTTCTCACCTTATTCTCGTGAAAATTCCATCCAGTCGTTTACCAGCCCTTTGCCCCAAAATGCTGGAGCTGTATCAG CTGGTGGACATTGGAGAAATTCTCACTCACCTCTCACCCCTCCAGATTATGGTTTCCACCATCCCCAACTA GTGACCCCATCGTATTCCGGGGCTGGCGTATATGGAAAACCCGAAATCTATTCCGGAGGGTTCAGATCTGGGTCAGGTGATCCCAATCTTTCCGTCCCAAGGGATAGTCCTTATGGGAACTATTCTAATTATGACCATTCATTGACTAAGAATGAACCCGATTCCTATGGAAGCTATGGTGGGCAAGATCCCTATGATAGACGTAACTTTGAAAGCAGGATTGCCATTCCTGGGGGTGGCACTGACCTCTCCCGGAGCTATGGCGGGAATGATCCCTACAGCAGATCCAGCTTTGAAGGCAGGCATTCCACTCCTGTAGCTGACAATGACCCCTATCGGAGCTATGGCAGGAATGATCACTACGGGACACCTAACTTGGAAAGGCCAACCTCATTTGGCAGACCCAACTTTGAAAGCCCAAGGAGTTCCTTTTCGTACTGCAGTCCTGGCGCACATGTTGGAGACCTTAAATTGCCCCGAGCAGATCCTCGATCTCCAATGGGGCCTCCGCTTGAGCCACACAGTCCTTTCACCACATCTTATG GTTCTCCTTATGGAGTTCCACCACCAAGGCCTTCACCCGGTAATTTTCCATCAACTGAGAGGTGGCATTCCGAGGGGTACCCTCCCCCAGGTCCCCGGTATTATTGA
- the LOC131236612 gene encoding uncharacterized protein LOC131236612 isoform X1, which yields MASSKHPLPKIEEPDSKRPKLSSTTPDSQLSKTISRQVELNRADCNLDFDVEGSGLQGHALQKDGFAYCWSGARANVGITGGKYCFGCKVISAQPVIMEDTPLDQQHVCRVGISRGDDNVGNLGESEHSFGFGGTGKFSNSGKFSDYGTKFGVGDTIVCAVNLENKPFAVIGFSKNGKWLGTAKEFDAGPRGLGVVNSPVRKLQWESALFPHILLKNVVVQVQFSVEDGLVPEEGYRPWSSALEDGNVITGPTFSNPKDCEVLMMVGLPASGKTTWAEKWVKEHPEKRYLLLGTNLALDQMKVPGLTRKQNYGERFDRLMDRATGIFNTLLARAAKTPRNYILDQTNVYKSARKRKLKAFVNYRKIAVVIFPRPDELKRRAEKRFKEMGKEVPAEAVNEMLANYVLPMSKDMPGADEFFDQVMFPELNRAESERYLNEMKCALGPSNLNNRDFSPYSRENSIQSFTSPLPQNAGAVSAAGGHWRNSHSPLTPPDYGFHHPQLVTPSYSGAGVYGKPEIYSGGFRSGSGDPNLSVPRDSPYGNYSNYDHSLTKNEPDSYGSYGGQDPYDRRNFESRIAIPGGGTDLSRSYGGNDPYSRSSFEGRHSTPVADNDPYRSYGRNDHYGTPNLERPTSFGRPNFESPRSSFSYCSPGAHVGDLKLPRADPRSPMGPPLEPHSPFTTSYGSPYGVPPPRPSPGNFPSTERWHSEGYPPPGPRYY from the exons atggcgtCGTCGAAGCATCCCCTTCCGAAAATAGAAGAACCGGATTCGAAAAGGCCAAAGCTCTCTTCTACAACACCAGATTCTCAGCTCTCTAAAACCATTTCTCGCCAAGTTGAGCTCAATCGCGCCGATTGCAATTTGG ATTTTGATGTAGAAGGAAGTGGTCTTCAAGGTCATGCACTTCAAAAAGATGGATTTGCATACTGCTGGTCTGGTGCTCGTGCAAATGTTGGAATAACTGGAGGGAAGTATTGTTTTGGCTGCAAAGTCATTTCTGCGCAGCCAGTCATCATGGAGGATACTCCCCTGGATCAGCAGCATGTGTGTCGGGTTGGTATTTCAAGAGGGGATGATAACGTGGGGAACCTCGGAGAAAGTGAACACAGTTTCGGATTTGGAGGAACagggaaattttcaaattcaGGGAAGTTTTCGGATTACGGTACGAAGTTTGGTGTGGGTGATACAATCGTTTGTGCTGTGAACCTGGAAAACAAGCCATTTGCTGTTATTGGTTTTTCCAAGAATGGGAAATGGTTGGGTACTGCCAAGGAATTCGATGCGGGTCCAAGGGGTCTGGGGGTGGTGAATTCTCCAGTGAGAAAGCTACAATGGGAATCAGCCTTGTTTCCACATATTCTTTTGAAAAATGTGGTTGTTCAGGTGCAGTTTAGCGTTGAAGATGGACTGGTTCCTGAAGAAGGTTATAGGCCTTGGAGTTCTGCACTCGAAGACGGGAATGTTATCACGGGTCCCACCTTTTCCAATCCCAAGGATTGTGAGGTGCTGATGATGGTTGGTTTACCTGCTTCTGGCAAAACTACTTGGGCTGAAAAATGGGTGAAGGAGCATCCTGAAAAACGTTATCTTTTGCTTGGAACAAACCTGGCTCTGGATCAAATGAAG GTGCCTGGACTTACTCGCAAGCAAAACTATGGAGAACGTTTTGATCGTTTGATGGATCGAGCCACGGGAATATTTAATactcttttagctagggctgcCAAGACGCCTCGTAATTACATTCTCGATCAAACAAACGTATATAAGAGTGCCCGTAAACGTAAATTGAAGGCATTTGTAAACTACCGCAAG ATTGCAGTGGTTATTTTCCCAAGACCCGATGAGCTGAAGCGTCGTGCAGAAAAACGGTTTAAAGAAATGGGAAAGGAAGTGCCGGCTGAAGCAGTAAATGAGATGTTAG CAAACTATGTCCTACCAATGAGCAAAGATATGCCTGGAGCAGATGAGTTTTTCGATCAG GTTATGTTTCCAGAATTGAACAGAGCAGAGTCAGAAAGATACCTGAATGAAATGAAATGTGCACTAGGACCTTCCAATTTGAATAATCGTGACTTCTCACCTTATTCTCGTGAAAATTCCATCCAGTCGTTTACCAGCCCTTTGCCCCAAAATGCTGGAGCTGTATCAG CAGCTGGTGGACATTGGAGAAATTCTCACTCACCTCTCACCCCTCCAGATTATGGTTTCCACCATCCCCAACTA GTGACCCCATCGTATTCCGGGGCTGGCGTATATGGAAAACCCGAAATCTATTCCGGAGGGTTCAGATCTGGGTCAGGTGATCCCAATCTTTCCGTCCCAAGGGATAGTCCTTATGGGAACTATTCTAATTATGACCATTCATTGACTAAGAATGAACCCGATTCCTATGGAAGCTATGGTGGGCAAGATCCCTATGATAGACGTAACTTTGAAAGCAGGATTGCCATTCCTGGGGGTGGCACTGACCTCTCCCGGAGCTATGGCGGGAATGATCCCTACAGCAGATCCAGCTTTGAAGGCAGGCATTCCACTCCTGTAGCTGACAATGACCCCTATCGGAGCTATGGCAGGAATGATCACTACGGGACACCTAACTTGGAAAGGCCAACCTCATTTGGCAGACCCAACTTTGAAAGCCCAAGGAGTTCCTTTTCGTACTGCAGTCCTGGCGCACATGTTGGAGACCTTAAATTGCCCCGAGCAGATCCTCGATCTCCAATGGGGCCTCCGCTTGAGCCACACAGTCCTTTCACCACATCTTATG GTTCTCCTTATGGAGTTCCACCACCAAGGCCTTCACCCGGTAATTTTCCATCAACTGAGAGGTGGCATTCCGAGGGGTACCCTCCCCCAGGTCCCCGGTATTATTGA